The following proteins come from a genomic window of Salvia hispanica cultivar TCC Black 2014 chromosome 4, UniMelb_Shisp_WGS_1.0, whole genome shotgun sequence:
- the LOC125222768 gene encoding LIM domain-containing protein PLIM2c-like isoform X1 — MASSFTGTQDKCKACDKTVYFVDLLSADGANYHKACFKCSHCKGTLVMSNYSSMDGVLYCKTHFEQLFKESGNFSKNFQTAGKGDRENSLTRAPSKMSAMFSGTQDKCAACTKTVYPLDKMTMEEQIYHKSCFKCAHGGCPLTHSNYAALDGVLYCKHHFQQLFMEKGNYQHVLDSTSHKKTASMEAIDVDGLTEDADEDKPADEDNKPADEDKPADDDDDKPAIEDKPADDDNADKPKEES; from the exons atggCATCATCATTCACAGGAACTCAGGATAAATGCAAGGCCTGCGACAAGACTGTTTATTTCGTCGATCTCTTGTCTGCTGATGGCGCCAACTACCACAAAGCCTGCTTCAAATGCAGCCACTGCAAGGGCACCCTTGtt ATGAGCAACTACTCATCCATGGATGGCGTACTCTACTGCAAGACTCATTTTGAACAGCTTTTCAAGGAGTCTGGAAATTTCAGCAAGAATTTTCAAACTG CAGGAAAAGGAGACAGAGAAAATTCACTT ACAAGGGCACCCAGCAAGATGTCTGCCATGTTCTCTGGCACCCAAGACAAATGTGCTGCCTGCACCAAGACTGTCTACCCACTTGACAAG ATGACAATGGAGGAACAAATATACCACAAGTCATGCTTCAAGTGTGCCCATGGGGGTTGCCCCCTTACCCACTCCAACTACGCAGCCCTAGATGGGGTGCTCTACTGCAAGCACCACTTCCAGCAGCTATTCATGGAGAAGGGAAATTACCAGCATGTCCTCGATTCCACCTCACACAAGAAGACCGCCAGCATGGAGGCCATCGACGTCGACGGCCTTACCGAAGATGCCGACGAAGACAAACCTGCAGATGAGGACAATAAACCTGCCGACGAGGACAAACCTgcagatgatgatgatgataaacCCGCCATCGAGGACAAACCGGCGGATGACGATAATGCTGACAAGCCAAAAGAGGAATCCTAG
- the LOC125222768 gene encoding LIM domain-containing protein PLIM2b-like isoform X2 has product MASSFTGTQDKCKACDKTVYFVDLLSADGANYHKACFKCSHCKGTLVMSNYSSMDGVLYCKTHFEQLFKESGNFSKNFQTGKGDRENSLTRAPSKMSAMFSGTQDKCAACTKTVYPLDKMTMEEQIYHKSCFKCAHGGCPLTHSNYAALDGVLYCKHHFQQLFMEKGNYQHVLDSTSHKKTASMEAIDVDGLTEDADEDKPADEDNKPADEDKPADDDDDKPAIEDKPADDDNADKPKEES; this is encoded by the exons atggCATCATCATTCACAGGAACTCAGGATAAATGCAAGGCCTGCGACAAGACTGTTTATTTCGTCGATCTCTTGTCTGCTGATGGCGCCAACTACCACAAAGCCTGCTTCAAATGCAGCCACTGCAAGGGCACCCTTGtt ATGAGCAACTACTCATCCATGGATGGCGTACTCTACTGCAAGACTCATTTTGAACAGCTTTTCAAGGAGTCTGGAAATTTCAGCAAGAATTTTCAAACTG GAAAAGGAGACAGAGAAAATTCACTT ACAAGGGCACCCAGCAAGATGTCTGCCATGTTCTCTGGCACCCAAGACAAATGTGCTGCCTGCACCAAGACTGTCTACCCACTTGACAAG ATGACAATGGAGGAACAAATATACCACAAGTCATGCTTCAAGTGTGCCCATGGGGGTTGCCCCCTTACCCACTCCAACTACGCAGCCCTAGATGGGGTGCTCTACTGCAAGCACCACTTCCAGCAGCTATTCATGGAGAAGGGAAATTACCAGCATGTCCTCGATTCCACCTCACACAAGAAGACCGCCAGCATGGAGGCCATCGACGTCGACGGCCTTACCGAAGATGCCGACGAAGACAAACCTGCAGATGAGGACAATAAACCTGCCGACGAGGACAAACCTgcagatgatgatgatgataaacCCGCCATCGAGGACAAACCGGCGGATGACGATAATGCTGACAAGCCAAAAGAGGAATCCTAG
- the LOC125222769 gene encoding protein kish-like, whose translation MSALFNFHSFLTVVLLGICACTYVKIQFPALLEQRTGFRGVFWKAARIGERLSPWVAVGCFTMGVSIIFF comes from the exons ATG TCAGCGCTGTTCAATTTCCATTCATTCCTTACAGTTGTTTTGTTAGGCATATGTGCCTGCACATATGTGAAGATACAGTTCCCTGCTCTTCTTGAACAGAGAACAGG GTTTCGAGGTGTATTCTGGAAGGCTGCTAGAATAG GGGAGCGACTGAGTCCTTGGGTGGCTGTTGGATGTTTCACAATGGGCGTGTCTATCATATTCTTCTGA